The genome window GCGCAAGGGACGGTGTCTCCGGCCACGGTCGTGGACGGCCAGTGGGTCGAATGCGGCCCCGAGCCGTGGCCGGCGGTCATCTACGACCGGGCGCCCGTGCTGGATCCCGCCGGTTCTCCCGCCGCGGACCGCGCGCGAGGGCTGTTCGACCGGGCGGGCATACCCTTCGTGAATCCCGGGTCTTTCGTTCGGCTGGCGGTGGACAAACTGGAGATGCACCGGCGCCTGGCGGGCGCAGGCGTCGCCTTACCTCATACCGAAATCCTCGATGCCTACGCGCTGCGGGCGTTCCTGACGCGATACGATCACGTATACGTCAAGCCCAGGGTCGGCTCACTTGGAACGGGCGTCATGGAAATCGTCCGGTCCGCGGAGGGACGCCAGGTCATCAGGACGCTGGACGCAACTTTTGAGACACGTGGCGCAGGGCCGGCCATGGACCGGATCATGGCGCTGACCGCCGGAACCCGCGGGGAACCCATGGGTTGCCTGGTACAACAGGGGATATCGGCAGAACCGCCGAGCGAAAGGCATTTTCCGAGGTTTGACCTTCGGCTGCTCATGCAGAAGGACGGGCAGGCTCGGTGGGACCTTACCGGCCTGGCGGCCCGCATCGGGCAGACCAACGGCCCCACGACCAACCTGAGCAACGGTGCCCGTTCCGAGGAGGCCGAACCCGTCCTCGACACGGTGTACGGTCGGCCCATGAGGAAGGAGATCCTGCGCCGCGCCGAAGAGGCGTCTTTCACGGCCTGCCGCCTGCTGGACGCGGAACTCGGACCCATCGGAGAGGTGGGCCTCGACATCGTGCCGGACGCGGCCGGGCTGCCGTGGATCATCGAAGTCAACGCCCGCCCCGGCCGGAACGTGTTCAGGCGCATCGCCCGCAGCGAGGACGTCCCCGCTTCGGCCCGCCAGCGGTACGGCGCGATACGCCGCAGGTCGGTGGCCCGTCCCTTCGAGTACGCAAGGTCCCTGGCCGGAATCGGAACGACCGCATGAACTATAAAGAGGCGCTGGACTATCTGTACGGATTCGTGGACTTCGAACAGCGGCCGGGCGCCGCCCCTGTTCGCATGGACCTGTCGGGCATAAGCGCCCTGACGAAAGCCCTGGGCCAACCCGAAGGGCAGTGGAATTCGGTGCACGTGGCCGGCACCAAGGGGAAGGGATCCACCGCCGCCATGATCGCGGCGATCGTGCGCGAATGCGGTTACCGCGTGGGCCTGTACACCTCGCCCCACCTCGTCTCCCTGCGCGAACGCATACAGATCGACGGCGAGCCCATTTCCGAACCGGATTTCGCCGAACTCACGGAACGCGCTCGCCCGGCGATTGAAGGAACCGGGCCGCGGTGGAAGGACATGGGGTCTTTTTTTGATGTACTCACCGCCCTGGCCTTTGTGTATTTTAGGGAACGCCGGGTGGACCTGGCCGTGGTCGAATGCGGACTGGGCGGACGGTTGGATTCGACCAACGTGATCCGGCCGCAGGTCTGTGCGATTACGCCTATCGGCCTCGACCACACGGACCGGCTCGGCGAGACGATCGCGGAAATCGCCCGCGAGAAAGCCGGGATCGTGAAGGAGGGCGTCTGCACCGTTTCGGCCGCCCAGCTTCCGGAAGCATCCGAAGCGATTCAGGAAGCCTGCCGGCGCCATGGGAGTGCCCTGGTGCAGGTGGGCGTCGACGTGCGTTACGCGCTCAAGGAAGCGGCGATCGGCCGGCAGGTGATCGACATTGAGGCCGCGGGCCGGACGTATGAAGATCTCGCGCTGCCGCTCTCCGGGTCGTATCAGGCCGCCAACGCGGCCATGGCGGTGGGGGTGGCACAGGCGCTGTCTGAAGGGGGCATGGAGATCACGGACCGGGGCGTGCGCCGCGGCCTGGCCTCGGTGCGGCTGCCCGGACGCATGCAGGTCCTGCAGGACCGGCCCTGGGTGGTGCTGGACGGCGCCCACAACGTGCTGGCTGCCGAAAGCCTGACCGACAGCCTGCGCGGCCTGTTTCCGGCCCGGCGCGTCATCGTCGTGCTTTCCGCACACCGTGACAAGAACGTAGACGATCTGTGCGCGGTCATCGCGCGCTACGCCGACGAGATTATCGTCCCCGAGCGGCGCGTGCTGCGGAAAAGGCAGGCGGATCCCGGGGACGTGGCCGCAGCCTGCATGCGTGCCGGAACGCAGGCGCGGACAGCGCCGTCGGTAGCGGCGGCTCTCTCCGAATCGATGGGCAGGGCGGGACCCGACGACCTGGTCCTGGTGACGGGATGCTTCGCGCTGGCGGGAGAGGCCCTGGAAGTACTGAACGAACTGGAACCCGAAGAAACGGCAAGTCGTTGAAAAACAATCGCGAAACC of Gemmatimonadota bacterium contains these proteins:
- a CDS encoding YheC/YheD family protein, with product MKTKARFTVGIHTRRAPDEQDRPFGPPTGFFEECCEAAAALDLRAVVFDAADVDDAQGTVSPATVVDGQWVECGPEPWPAVIYDRAPVLDPAGSPAADRARGLFDRAGIPFVNPGSFVRLAVDKLEMHRRLAGAGVALPHTEILDAYALRAFLTRYDHVYVKPRVGSLGTGVMEIVRSAEGRQVIRTLDATFETRGAGPAMDRIMALTAGTRGEPMGCLVQQGISAEPPSERHFPRFDLRLLMQKDGQARWDLTGLAARIGQTNGPTTNLSNGARSEEAEPVLDTVYGRPMRKEILRRAEEASFTACRLLDAELGPIGEVGLDIVPDAAGLPWIIEVNARPGRNVFRRIARSEDVPASARQRYGAIRRRSVARPFEYARSLAGIGTTA
- a CDS encoding bifunctional folylpolyglutamate synthase/dihydrofolate synthase, with amino-acid sequence MNYKEALDYLYGFVDFEQRPGAAPVRMDLSGISALTKALGQPEGQWNSVHVAGTKGKGSTAAMIAAIVRECGYRVGLYTSPHLVSLRERIQIDGEPISEPDFAELTERARPAIEGTGPRWKDMGSFFDVLTALAFVYFRERRVDLAVVECGLGGRLDSTNVIRPQVCAITPIGLDHTDRLGETIAEIAREKAGIVKEGVCTVSAAQLPEASEAIQEACRRHGSALVQVGVDVRYALKEAAIGRQVIDIEAAGRTYEDLALPLSGSYQAANAAMAVGVAQALSEGGMEITDRGVRRGLASVRLPGRMQVLQDRPWVVLDGAHNVLAAESLTDSLRGLFPARRVIVVLSAHRDKNVDDLCAVIARYADEIIVPERRVLRKRQADPGDVAAACMRAGTQARTAPSVAAALSESMGRAGPDDLVLVTGCFALAGEALEVLNELEPEETASR